A window of the Hordeum vulgare subsp. vulgare chromosome 5H, MorexV3_pseudomolecules_assembly, whole genome shotgun sequence genome harbors these coding sequences:
- the LOC123395641 gene encoding uncharacterized protein LOC123395641: protein MSCCCSSLKCCCKFLGGLLGALFPIGVIILIYWVIFQPHQIRATVGSATLTGLTVTNASVVSYRLAVTLDIYNPSLRVGIYHDTLDAELSYRGASLGGPAVGASTASPAEFYQRRKSWKTVKVEFDGSSGGILPGDVAGELEKEMGRGVVSLEVAVDARVRYRFNRIKIRQKPNLWCSLRIPVKADRGRGVGGALTSGDPCSVKY from the coding sequence ATGTCCTGCTGCTGCAGCAGCCTCAAGTGCTGCTGCAAGTTCCTCGGCGGCTTGCTCGGCGCCCTCTTTCCAATCGGTGTAATCATCCTAATCTATTGGGTCATATTCCAGCCCCACCAAATCCGCGCTACCGTCGGCTCCGCCACGCTCACCGGCCTCACCGTCACCAACGCCTCTGTCGTATCCTACCGCCTCGCCGTCACCCTCGACATATACAACCCCAGCCTCCGCGTCGGCATTTACCATGACACGCTGGACGCCGAGCTCAGCTACCGCGGCGCATCGCTCGGCGGCCCCGCCGTTGGCGCTTCCACGGCGTCCCCGGCCGAGTTCTACCAgcgcaggaagagctggaagacggTGAAGGTGGAGTTTGACGGGAGCAGTGGCGGCATCCTCCCCGGCGACGTTGCTGGGGAGCTGGAGAAGGAGATGGGTCGGGGGGTGGTGAGCTTGGAGGTCGCCGTGGACGCGCGGGTGAGGTACAGGTTCAacaggataaagattcgccagAAGCCCAATTTGTGGTGCTCGCTCAGGATCCCGGTTAAGGCGGATCGGGGCCGCGGCGTCGGCGGTGCTCTTACCTCCGGCGACCCCTGTAGCGTCAAGTATTGA